A segment of the Trifolium pratense cultivar HEN17-A07 linkage group LG7, ARS_RC_1.1, whole genome shotgun sequence genome:
GCCCTCATGGAAGCTTACAGGTTGTTATTCGAAGATGGTATAAATGCCTTCTTCATTGATTAATGTATTATCAATTTGGCTTATACCATATTTACCTTGATCTAATAGTTTATATATCTAGAAAAAGTTAACGATTTTTCTTCTTGGAACAGTCGTGCAGGTTTTCCTTATGGGgcagcaaaaatattttcactaaTGCAGCATATGGGATGTGAACCAGATAGAGCCTCATATAATATCTTAGTAGATGCATATGGGAAAGCAGGTTTTCAAGATGGTAACGATCTGCCCTAGAAACttatcattttcttttgtttattcACATAAGACGTGTTTGggtaaacaacttaattaagcgccTATAGCCaaatgcttatgtataagctatttctacaacagaatataaaataaagtcaaattgtatATATGTGATTAAGCTATAacctgttttcataagctatctcgGAGAGCtaatgaaaataagctgaaaatagcttacagacatgtcataagttggtCTGACAcatgtttttcttctcttccaTTTGAATGAAACATAGATGCTGAAGCTGTTTTTGAAGATATGAAAAGAGTTGGAATAACACCAACAATGAAATCTCACATGGTACTTTTATCTGCTTATTCCAAAATGGGAAATGTGAGTAAATGTGAAGACATTCTTAACCAAATATAGATAGATGTCTAGTTCCTAATTGAACATATTGACCCAATCAGACTAAACATAtgttgacattttttttctcaaaataaaacACATGCCTGCCTTGTTGAATCCAGGACCCAAAAGACGCGGAATCTGCTTGATAACAGCTTCAGAAGCTAAAAAGGAATGGTACTTCTTAGCCAATTTCTTCACtagtttcttatttttgttGAGCTTCTTCAAAGCTTCAACATCCATCGAGTCCAGTCCTATTTTCTCAGCCTGCAATATGCATATTAGACTGTAAGACATAAGCATAAGAAACTTAGcaacaaacaaatattcaaaatatatcCTAAGCACATGATGCAAAATCACTACCATAGAAAACTAAATGAAAGACATCACTCTGTTGAAATGTTGTTACTAAATCACACAAGGTAGAAGCATTTTTTGTCATTTCAAGCTATTTCAGAAAATAAGTCAATACTAGCAGCAACCAACCAAGCTCAATTGCAGCTCAACCTACAATCACAGTTTTAGAAATGAAACAAATACACACCAAACTCACTTCATAATTCaaattatcatcatcataatataCCTAGCTTAACACAATCACAATCTCCAAACAAGTCTAATCAATTCAGCAGCATCTAAAAAATCAGAATCTAACAAAAGCAATCTTAAATTCAATAACTAATTATAGCTAATCTAAGTCTTCAAAAATATAACCCTTACTCAAAGATCGAGTTTCACAATCTAAAATCTTAACAAGTTCAGAATCTAACAAATCAAATTAAGATTAAATTAACAATACTCAAACACAATTGAAGCATaattaagcaaaaacaaaaaccctTTCATACATCATAGCTATCTCTATTGGTCATATTACTGAGTGAATATATTCTAGCTGCTGCAAAGATACCAATCTTATGTCTGAATAATCGATTCACGCTAGGCATGTCAGCAATAATCTCAGCAGATGCTAAACCAACAAGGTAGATCAAGGTCTTGTACCTTGCTGCATACTCTAGTCCAGCaatatcaaaatcaataaaatacaataatcaaCTCACACATTACAACACAATAAAATACAGAAGCTAAAACCAActaattaaaatgtttaatGGTTTTTTTTGTGAAACCAAACTACTTGCCTAATGGTTTCAGGAAAAAACAACATTCATGGATGAATTTAAAAATCatgaacattaataaaaaatcaaaacctaGAAGCTAATAGAATAtcagaaacaaaatcaaattaacaaGGAAAAACGAAACTTACATAATCCCAAGATGAAATTAGAATATTGTTAGAGTTAAGCGCAAATTGAATCTCCAATTTCGAGAATTCAATCGCAGCTTCTGAGTGACGGAGAAGACGATACACAGAACAAACACGACGGCGAAGTCACAGTGGCGATACAGAGAAGAAACACGAACACGACGGCGAATTACGGTGGCGATGAACAGAAGAAACACAGTGGCGATAGAGAGAAGAAAGACGGTGGCGATTCAGAGAAGAGAAGGCGAAGTGGAGAAGAGAGAGATGTGTGGATCCTGTGACTCAGGTTCACAGGGTGACAACTTGAGATCATAACACGtggcaaaaaaaattccatgATCAAGTGGCTGTAATTCACTTATGCATCATACATAAATTTGGACTTATGGATATTAACTTTTGCCCTATTTTCATATGTTATAGTTTTTATACCAACGATCTAAAtatttactctaaaaattgtgatttttgctataaaggtgatttattgtctccaacattaaatctaaagatgaaatatcaaatttgagaccaaaattcacattttttggcattaaaattcactatttttatgagaaaaaaaaaaagaaaaaaattgaaatatgactaaaattgcaacaatacaggacttaaaaaattaaacatatgtcatttcatatttatatatgccagttcaattgttaattttatCTAATACTATAAATgcaattaattatgaactaatatttacacGAGTACTTGAACCAATATGTGTACCGAGTTACTTATagtcatcaataataaactctaaattaaCATTTATATTAATGTTTGTACAAATATGTATACCGAGtgatttaaaatcattaataatacatttaaattaatactctatatatataaaaaatattttttggggtttggggtgggtcgtggcccacctcagcccacccCTAGGTCTGCTACTGTCCATCTACACAGGGTCATGTCATTGGTGACAAGGACACATCAGCAAAATTGAAATGAGGGATcaaaactaaaagaaaaactaaaattaggGGACCAAAAACCTGATTTTAAAAataaggggaccaaaacttcatttttttcaaaatagaaggactgaaattgcatttaagtctaaaaattaagaattaaaCCTAAAAAGTCCTTATTGTTATAAACTAATATAAATAAGAGTAATGATATAGTTGAAGAAGAGATAAATGAATAGTGTATGTTATTCACCATTAGGATTAGGGGTTCAATATAATGATAcaaagtgtatatatatatatatatatatatatatatatatatatatatatatatatatatatatatatatatatatatatatatataggcaaatATAATAAGTCAATTACATGGGCCAATAACCTATGTGGACATctactaataatattcataacactcccccttagATGTCCATCGatgatatgcctcattaaaacctttacTAGAAAAAATCCTGTGGGGAAAAATtctagtgaaagaaaaaaagtacaaCATCATTTGTATTtgaactgcctcgttaaaaatCTTACCAGTAAAATCCAATGGGATAAAACCATGGTTAaaggaaaaagagtgcagaacacaatcatatctccccctcatgaagacaattatatatgagacgaATAAGACCGGTTAATCTTCTACGCGGTTGATCAAAAGCTTTGATaatgactttgtagaaagatcTGATTCTCCTCCTTTAATATATTCTTCTCTGAATTAGCCGTTGATGCAATATGATCTTCTTCAAGCTTCTTGTTATATGTGTAGAAACACAAACCTCAATAAAACTATATTCTGAACTTCATCGATGTAGTGCTAAAACTTTCACGTaattggatgatattgttatATCTCTATGATacaatttatatacttttttttttgaagaagctaaattagcctactcaaattggcgccagagagaatcgaacctcagacctcaagaggagcacactcccaggtcccaagccaataccaatgcaccaacccaagtgggtttacaATTTATATACTTGACTTTGTTCCAATATCTTTAAGTGGGCaagtctaacatgcacaagtggaAAAAGTCTTCCACGGTGCACAAGTTAGCAATtatactataacgaatacgaattttacaaaattcaccattggattaaaagtatatatcgtatagatcatcgacaaaaattttggaaaaaattgaaaatcatttgatatgtgattgagactcatcaagattaacggttatGGTTTTTTATTGACTACCGTTAATATTGATGGGTCGCaatgacatatcaaatgattttcaatttttttcaaattttttatggatgatctatacgatataaactttctatccaacggtgaattttataaaattcgtattcattatagtATAATTgctaacttgtgcaccatggagGACTTTCtccacttgtgcatgttagacaaagcctctTTAAGTTTATTGATACATAATTAGCAAAATGCAATAGTGTTCTCAACAGAACTAAAGTATGGTACTTTAAGGGAgatgtattggattgagatttcaaaagattttaaaagacttttttatgataaaaaaattttgtggtattcaattaagacaattaagatttttttctaGAGCAATAAAAtttgttggtattcaattgagatttctcaCGACTTTTAAAATGTCCACTGGTATTCGAAAGTCTGCCgattttgatgaatttttttgtggaatggattttgaaagactttttaattgaaaatacacataaaataCTAATCCAACAATCTCACTCAGAAACTTTTTTATAAACTTTCAAGACTTCTTTCTTACCGGCTTCTGCTCTCATGTTCTTTCCAcgcaaatcaaaacaaaaataggatatgcaacaacaacaacaacaacacatgaTTAATCATACAGTATAGGATATGATGgttgttatttttaattgaatcaCATATATAGGATAATATGGATATAGGATTGAAAACGTGAATCATTGTAGCTTTTCTGCAAAACATATGATTGATTCAGATGCAATAGCAACACGTCTGCAATTTGTTTTACAAGACGATTAATTATGATGGTAGCTTTTTTTTGCAAAACATATGATTGATGAGTTATTCCTTTTTATGattattactttttctttttttaaaaaaaaaaatttgattcattaattttatttgtttatattttcttgatttttttaaggaattattgattgattcactatatttttaggaaaaatttgtatcgaatttattgagtcattaaatcttaaaaattcataaagtactttaaaatttcaaaagtcTATGTTATAAAATCTCATAGATTCCttgttaagaatcttgattgtaaaaagtcatTCAAAAAAGTCTGTTAAAAGGTGAACACTTCGGTACACGtattatgtggacgtgtaccggtacaccgtTGACGTGGTAAACAAGTGGCAAatatttaatgcagattttgtttctttattaaattttttatattaaatactactttttaatatttgcaaatatatcTTTCACATAAATGTAATCACTAATCAtgttccacaataaatcaaagcatatatcaaatctttcaaaaaaattttacaagattcaaatattataatatcctattaaaataatttatttattttttggataagctcctattaaaataatatgattttagtattattatttttttacaaacatatGGTActttctgaaaaaaaaaacaaacgtaTGAATttaaacttattattattattattattattattattattattattattattattattattattattattattacatccaatggtgattttaatatttcactATTATTacctttccatttttttaatattattagtttataaagttTAATATGTATTTACGGTTGAACCATTAAtagatataattattaaaatacatttatttttttgtgaaattttttttataattcttaatatgtttatatattgacgatatatattattgttttttttacgatatatatatatatattattgttatactgttaatttttagtgttgcctaatattttattggttaaataagttctttttttctctgcaaaattactaaatttaaatttttgtcttaaaaaaaaatgtcatgtttTCATTTCTACAAATTGTTTATGCATACAATTATCCTCATGTTGTTAAGTTGATGtgtatttatgataattttgcaAATACATATTGAGCATTAAaaaaagtttgtcaaaaaataaggagttcaatatttggtttttaagtcaaaatatttgttacttttatcttcatattttgatttcaaaaactcatatttaattcattttattttgaaaaatgttaaaGTTTTGTGAATGAACTTTTTATATTGTTCTAGAAATGCttgattgtcgaaatttaaattcataagttattgttagttcaattaggtgatattgaacgacttgattgagaaatttaatgaaagtaagtataattataatggtagtattttttgaaagaaatcaaACTTGAAAGATGTTGTTAACTTTTGTTTAGAAAGGTagtattttgaagaaaaaaaatcgaagttgaaagatgttgttgttttttgtttataaaggtaatatttttgaagaaaatcgaAGTTGAAAGATATTCTTGATTTTGTTTAGAAAGATAGTATTTCTGAAGAAAATCAAAGATGAAagatgttaatttttgtttattgtaCGTGACGACAAATGACATTAAGAAATAAAGTTAGGATGTTGTTTtacatctttatttttattttttattactttaacaAGATGATTATTTTTCTTGTTGGTAAGTTGTACGCGTTGTTAACGTATGATCATGGGTTCTAATTCTAATCCaagtaaattctaatatggaccacttcatcaagcgGTCCATGATAGACCAgacatgaataacattataacgaatacgaattttacaaaatctaccgttggattgaaattttatatcatatagatcatccatagaaaaatttagaaaaattgaaaatcatttgatatgttattgagacccatcaagattaccgttaatcttgatgggtctcaataacatatcaaatgatttttaatttttctaaaactttcaatctaacactgaattttataaaattcgtattcggtaaatcacttgtccacggtggaccacttgtgaaggtggtccaccgtagcattagccttcTAATCCATCCTAGGCCAAATTTtattctactattttttttaataaatttttagtctttaCAAAATTAGAATCTTTTGGTCTATTGGTGAAGCTTTGGTTCGTCGGTTAAGGTCATGGGAATTGTAaactaacaacaacaaaaaaaatcaatttggattaaattatttttaaacttataaaaaaataaggcttaattgtacttttggtcccttatctttattttaggtttcaagttggtcccttatcttttaaaagtttcaagttggtcccttatcttttttgcaggtttcaagttggtccctcccgtcaaatttttcactattatcgttaaatttggacacgtggcAAACAGAAACCACCCTTGAAAACATgacacgtgtccaaatttaacgatAACAGTGACGGAatggaccaacttgaaacctgaagaaaagataagggaccaatttgaaacttttaaaagataagggaccaacttaaaacctaaaataaagataaatgaccaaaagtgcaattaggcCAAAAtataacttatacaaataaataattgttaaatctcaACTAACTGAAATAATAGTTACTTAAAATTTCTTCATggaccaatttttattttgcttttattttttagcttatgaaaaatatttggcttaattagtaaaatggtcccttaaagacatttttggtttcacattggtcccttaaagaaaaaaaggaccaaataggtcccttaaagaaaaaaatgtctgattaggtcccttaaagacatctctgttaatcagtttggtcccttaaagacatctcctttaatcagtttggtcctcgaaaaaatggacggaaaggaccaaactgattaacggagatgtctttaagggacctattcggactttttttctttaagggacctattcggacatttttttctttaagggacctatgtgaaaccaaaaatgtctttaagggactattttactaattaaacctagAATATTTTGTACAAACAATTAAACTTTGAATTATaagttgcttaaaaaaaatattaatttacaaGTTTTACCTAGTGAAAATGGTGAAGGCTAACATGTACAAGTGTCTTAAGTggtgcacttgtgcatgttatacaaaatttactgttgggttgaaagtttatatcatatagatcatcccatacaaatttttcataaatacTTTGACAagcttataaataatacataagagtatatttatttttccaagtttaaaaataagtcaatccatcAGCCCTAAGTTTTATccttaaatcatatttaaccctaCGAACCTACTAATTTCAAAAATCTTAACTCAACCCTAAACGCCGATattaaatcatatttcaattagATTGTTCAAAATCACTTAATTGGGATGATGGGCAACAAATACTTAgaaattgtaattttgataaTCTAATGGTTAGTCGAGTAGACTCCGGTACCATCCGCGGGATTTCTGTAAATACCCGAAATGGAATGATGacaaaaagaattttgatacaAACATAACGAATGTGGCTAGGGAAATTAAATTTCTCTGAAACAATTCAATACCACCTAATTAGAATGACACACGTATGATTCAAATTTCTGACAATATAAACGCCTGAATATCAACTAGTTTGATTAATTGTTACTCTAAAACCTATTTATCAAGAACTGATAATTAAGTCTCtaccaattctttttttttggtcagtAGTCTCTACCAATTTTACCGTAAGAACTACGGAAATAAAATGACCAAATtggaatgaaaaatatttatgaatttaaatgtCGACAATTAACAGTTCAACATCAACCGGTTAGATTAactattacaataaaatatttaagcatattaaaaaaataaagtttttttgtacaaaaaaataattatatgttgtGTTAATGGTTAAActgtaaataaatattaaactttgtaaactaataatattataaaaaatgaaaggaaataataataataataataatgatgatgatgatgatgatgatgatgatgatgatgatgatgatgatgatgatgatgatgatgatgatgatagtataaaaaaaattatttaaatcatacgttttttattttgaaaataccaTGTGTTgttcaaatactaaaattatattattttattggatattaaataatattaaattatttgaatcttgttaaaaaaatgtgacaatctagattaaaatatttgatgcatgtttttttattttattgtggaacatgattgataattatatttatgtGGATGatacatttataaatattaaaaagtagtgtttaaaatagaaattttaataaagaaataaaatctgcattaaatatTTGCCACTTGTTAACCACGTCAACAGTGTACCGATACacgtccacataatatgtgtaccgaagaattcaccctgttaaaatcttataaaatcaatacaatctcacaaaatcttttaaaatcttcaaaaataaatttgctAAAATTGTCTTGTGAAATCTTAATCCAATTCAAGTAAgtgatcattttcttgagacGTGAAATGATCTTTGTTCACATCAACTGACATCATACACAACAAATCAAATTGTTTTTGtacatttaatatataattttcttgaTGCACAAAACTTCATTGAAATACtataacgacccaaatttattattcactatttaagtgattaattatttggtgacgtggcttttaagtaagatagtaactttaagttatttatcgagtactttagttattgagcgagtagagtgagttaacgtgtaattgagccaagccaattgggcttgaggcccaatgggccttgtgtgggAGTGTGGAGCgcccatatggccatgaggggGAGAGAAATTCATTATTTCTCTTTTGGTTCTTGAagatagagagaaggaagagagcttgaggagctagggcaagagaaAGGGAGAGATTCAAGATCAATCTACGagtttttcttcgaatccaggtaagagagtagatttcatattcgtgggtgatacgaggaaggggagaatgtcgatttctcctcacccgaacttcctccaccccattttcgttttagcttaggaCGGagtttcttgatggaaatcgttcctaaggttcttaatatgtttaacatgcttttaacatgattaatgaacgaaaataatggttaaaaaccagtttatgaaagattaaactcaataactttgtgttcttgagagttttaatgaaaaagtgttcaatctttactttttcgatgtttatgatgtagatctgagaaatgaactgtccttttgtgtttatatccatgtttgttatgcttgaatacaaactcttttgggatttataacatgaaaaatgggattttgggtgatttggtgtagaaaacgcaagttttgaactgtcctgacaggagacACTCGCCAAGCCTTCGcccagcgaacgtgtggcgaacagctcgccatgagcaggtgtcTTCCTGGCGTtgttcgcttaggctcgctgagccttcgctcagcgaatagatcgctgaagctcgccaatgctcgccatgagtcagtgacttcctggtgaggttcgctatgtctcgctgaggctcagcgaaggcctctgtgacagcaatttttgttgatgattgtaagtgtaattaggcacttgtaacatggatttaaggtattctaacatacaattaggtgtttataaccatgattaattgtattgtaatgataattgttgattatatgtgtggaaatataattgtgttgatgatgtttgtttaaatgtcaaagaagtatattaaggtgttaatcaacttaataaagaaggatattaaggtatagtgttatcttaataaagaagtaatgttggatagtgttccacattagtaaatgaagagcttaatgctattgattgtgagtgaattcatgaaatacatacatgcattcctGAATATacgtga
Coding sequences within it:
- the LOC123895331 gene encoding pentatricopeptide repeat-containing protein At2g35130-like: MQEAGLEPNVYAYNALMEAYSRAGFPYGAAKIFSLMQHMGCEPDRASYNILVDAYGKAGFQDDAEAVFEDMKRVGITPTMKSHMVLLSAYSKMGNVSKCEDILNQI